In Herbinix luporum, a single window of DNA contains:
- a CDS encoding acyltransferase family protein produces MEARHMKEAVNQQEKSRDYLFDNMRGVLIFLVVFGHMLTSMKDQYSAIKIIYVFIYFFHMPALTFISGYFSKNPDKARTQAFKTILLPYLILNLSTYLFKMLILKEQYFGFRFFRPTWGLWYLFALFLWKFFLKDLISIKYVLPFSFVFGVLSGFSKEFASYMALGRTFAFLPFFLLGYYCSKEHIEKIRRIPKIISLLIFIVVGICSVCIIKYDIFQVKNLFLKLPYPEEADVEHMFYRIFIYVIALLMIGALINITSDNKSFISKIGLNTMTVYIFHLFIVPILEKFEILNDKPYLYMAYAVVISIIITYLFSRPKVSKYYNKVINGVIGLIITKEKQIKKT; encoded by the coding sequence ATGGAAGCTAGACATATGAAAGAAGCCGTGAATCAACAGGAGAAAAGCCGTGATTATTTATTTGATAATATGAGAGGAGTGCTGATTTTCTTAGTTGTATTCGGACACATGCTGACATCGATGAAAGACCAGTATTCAGCTATTAAAATCATCTATGTTTTTATTTACTTCTTTCATATGCCGGCTTTAACTTTTATATCAGGATATTTTTCTAAAAACCCTGACAAAGCCAGAACTCAAGCATTTAAAACCATACTTTTGCCATATCTGATACTAAATCTATCTACTTACCTTTTTAAAATGTTAATACTTAAGGAACAGTATTTTGGATTTAGGTTCTTTAGACCGACATGGGGATTATGGTATTTATTTGCATTGTTTTTATGGAAATTTTTCTTAAAGGATTTAATTTCTATAAAATATGTTCTACCTTTTAGTTTCGTATTTGGTGTTCTTAGCGGATTTTCAAAGGAGTTTGCTTCTTATATGGCTCTTGGAAGAACCTTTGCTTTTCTTCCCTTTTTCTTATTGGGCTATTATTGTAGCAAGGAGCATATTGAAAAAATCAGACGTATTCCAAAGATTATAAGTTTGCTTATTTTTATAGTTGTAGGAATTTGCTCAGTATGTATAATTAAGTATGATATATTTCAGGTGAAAAATTTATTTTTAAAGTTACCATATCCTGAAGAAGCAGATGTAGAGCATATGTTTTATCGAATATTTATATATGTTATAGCTTTACTTATGATAGGTGCACTGATTAACATAACTAGTGATAACAAGAGCTTTATATCAAAGATTGGTTTAAATACAATGACAGTATACATTTTTCATCTGTTTATAGTACCAATACTGGAAAAATTTGAGATATTAAATGATAAGCCCTATCTATATATGGCCTATGCAGTTGTAATATCTATAATTATAACTTACTTGTTTTCACGGCCCAAAGTCAGTAAGTATTATAATAAAGTAATAAATGGCGTCATCGGCCTTATTATAACAAAAGAAAAACAGATTAAAAAAACTTAG
- a CDS encoding GH36-type glycosyl hydrolase domain-containing protein — translation MRYGYFDEASKEYVITRPDTPAPWANYLGSPEYGAIISNNAGGYSFVKSGANGRISRYIFNQEDKPGRYIYLRDDEDNDYWSASWQPVGKPLGEGYDKYQSECRHGMAYTTIKGRYKDISSEVLYYVPLNKTHEVWKVKITNNSDRPRKISAFGYIEFTNESFYENDQVNLQYTLFITRTYLKGNKILQTVNENDMKNEEGTNNRERFFGLVGAPITSYNGDKSSFIGAYRSYHNPIAVERGNCDNTLNYNSNACGAIHTKIELQAGESKEFAFFLGQKNDKEATKILDSYSDLSTIDKELKELKDYWHGKFANFQVNTPSQEFNVMINTWNAYQCFITFIWSRAASFIYCGLRNGYGYRDTVQDIQGIIHLDPAMAKDKIRFMLSAQVDNGGGLPLVKFDHNAGHEDTPDDASYVQATGHPAYRADDALWLFPTVYKYMAETGDKEFLDEVIPYANRDEGTVYDHLKRAINFSMERLSTHNMPAGLHADWNDCLRLGKKGESTFVALQLYYAMSVIRDIALDKNDQEYIAYIDKVQKELKDTINKNCWEDDRFIRGFKEDGQVIGSKKDPEASMWLNPQSWSVISGLATKEQAKKALDSVYRELNTEYGVRVMAPSYVDHAFDGALAILFNPSTKENGGIFSQPQGWIILAESLLGRGNRAFEYFMKACPAAMNDKAEIRVLEPYVHGQFIESVDSPFEGRAHVHWLTGTASTVMVGSVEGILGIRPDLNGIRIAPSIPSEWKELTIDKKFRGKMLHIKVKNESGGESAYKEFYVNGEKLDDNYIPESLMKDENEIVLLM, via the coding sequence ATGAGATACGGATATTTTGATGAAGCCAGTAAGGAATACGTTATAACAAGACCTGATACTCCGGCCCCTTGGGCCAATTACTTAGGGTCTCCTGAGTACGGAGCTATTATATCCAATAATGCCGGGGGATACAGCTTTGTAAAAAGCGGTGCCAATGGACGTATATCCCGCTACATATTTAACCAGGAGGATAAGCCCGGAAGATATATTTATCTAAGGGATGATGAGGACAATGATTACTGGTCTGCATCTTGGCAGCCTGTAGGAAAGCCTTTAGGTGAAGGGTATGATAAATATCAAAGTGAGTGCCGTCACGGAATGGCATATACCACTATAAAAGGGAGATATAAGGACATTAGTTCAGAGGTATTATATTATGTCCCTTTAAATAAAACCCATGAAGTATGGAAAGTAAAAATAACAAACAATAGTGACAGACCAAGAAAAATATCAGCTTTCGGATATATTGAATTTACCAATGAAAGCTTTTATGAAAATGACCAGGTAAATCTGCAGTATACATTATTTATAACAAGAACCTATCTAAAAGGTAATAAAATTCTTCAAACTGTCAATGAAAATGATATGAAAAATGAAGAAGGCACCAATAATAGGGAAAGATTCTTTGGTCTGGTTGGAGCACCGATTACTTCATATAACGGAGATAAATCATCCTTTATCGGTGCGTACAGAAGCTATCATAATCCCATAGCAGTAGAGCGTGGAAACTGTGATAATACACTAAATTATAATTCCAATGCCTGTGGGGCTATACATACAAAGATAGAATTACAAGCCGGTGAAAGTAAGGAGTTTGCCTTCTTCCTAGGACAAAAAAATGATAAAGAGGCTACAAAAATTCTTGATTCATATTCAGATCTAAGCACTATCGATAAAGAGCTTAAGGAATTGAAGGACTACTGGCATGGTAAGTTTGCTAACTTCCAAGTAAATACTCCGAGCCAGGAGTTTAACGTAATGATAAATACCTGGAATGCATATCAATGCTTTATAACATTTATATGGTCTAGAGCAGCCTCCTTTATCTATTGCGGATTACGTAACGGCTATGGATATAGGGATACAGTACAGGATATTCAGGGAATTATCCATTTGGATCCTGCCATGGCAAAGGATAAGATAAGGTTTATGCTTTCGGCACAGGTTGATAACGGGGGAGGACTTCCTCTGGTAAAATTTGACCACAATGCCGGCCATGAGGATACTCCCGATGATGCTTCTTATGTACAGGCAACCGGTCATCCGGCATATCGTGCTGATGATGCCCTTTGGTTATTCCCTACCGTATACAAATATATGGCAGAGACCGGAGACAAGGAGTTCTTGGACGAGGTTATTCCTTATGCTAACCGTGATGAAGGGACAGTTTATGACCATTTAAAAAGGGCTATCAACTTTTCCATGGAGCGGCTTAGTACCCATAATATGCCTGCGGGCCTCCATGCCGACTGGAATGACTGTCTGCGTCTGGGCAAAAAAGGTGAGTCTACTTTCGTTGCATTACAGCTTTACTATGCTATGTCTGTTATCCGGGATATTGCCCTAGATAAAAATGACCAAGAATATATTGCCTATATCGACAAGGTTCAAAAAGAACTTAAGGATACTATCAATAAAAATTGTTGGGAGGATGACCGTTTTATCCGTGGATTTAAGGAGGACGGTCAGGTAATCGGTTCTAAGAAGGATCCAGAGGCCAGCATGTGGCTTAATCCACAGTCATGGTCAGTAATCTCTGGCCTTGCCACAAAAGAACAGGCAAAAAAAGCTCTAGATAGTGTTTATAGAGAGCTTAATACTGAGTATGGTGTAAGAGTAATGGCACCTTCATATGTAGATCATGCATTTGACGGAGCCTTAGCAATACTGTTTAATCCCTCCACTAAAGAAAATGGCGGTATATTTTCACAGCCTCAGGGTTGGATTATTTTAGCCGAGTCATTACTGGGACGGGGTAACCGTGCTTTTGAATACTTTATGAAAGCTTGCCCGGCTGCCATGAACGACAAAGCAGAAATACGGGTACTAGAGCCATATGTTCACGGACAGTTTATAGAAAGTGTGGATAGTCCTTTTGAGGGAAGGGCACATGTACACTGGCTGACAGGTACGGCTTCAACGGTTATGGTAGGTTCTGTGGAGGGAATTCTGGGAATAAGACCGGATCTTAACGGCATAAGAATTGCCCCTAGCATACCCAGTGAATGGAAGGAATTAACCATAGATAAAAAATTCCGTGGAAAGATGCTTCATATTAAAGTGAAAAATGAATCCGGTGGGGAAAGCGCTTATAAGGAATTCTATGTAAATGGCGAGAAGTTAGATGATAACTATATTCCTGAATCTTTGATGAAGGATGAAAACGAAATAGTTCTGCTTATGTAG
- a CDS encoding glycosyl hydrolase family 8: protein MKGAFYTGEYRNVFKELGYSEDEIRKKIDDAYQTIFYGSEDERFYHEIGDDMAYLEDTGNNDARTEGISYGMMMCVQNNWKKEFDRLWKFAKTYMWMEDGENAGYFAWSVQPDGTKNSHGPAPDGEEYFAMALFFASNRWGDGEGIYNYSKEARAILHECIHKGEDGKPGYPMWEPSNKLIKFVPNFNFTDPSYHLPHFYELFALWANEEDREFWKEAAKASREYLHKACHPVTGLAPEYAHYDGTPVTFDNRDRYYSDSYRVAANIGLDYAWFAADEWQRDCADKIQAFFCETAKGKIDRVYKIDGTILDEPALHPVAIIATNAQAALAANDTKNLRECVELFWNTPLRKGVRRYYDNCLYLFALLALSGNYRIWK, encoded by the coding sequence ATGAAGGGAGCATTTTATACAGGAGAATATAGAAATGTTTTTAAAGAATTAGGCTATAGTGAAGATGAAATCAGAAAAAAGATTGATGATGCTTATCAAACTATATTCTACGGTTCTGAAGATGAACGTTTCTACCATGAAATAGGAGACGATATGGCATATCTTGAGGATACCGGTAATAATGATGCCAGGACCGAAGGTATCTCCTATGGAATGATGATGTGTGTTCAAAATAATTGGAAAAAGGAATTTGATCGTCTTTGGAAGTTCGCAAAGACTTATATGTGGATGGAAGATGGAGAAAATGCCGGGTATTTTGCTTGGTCTGTACAGCCGGACGGTACGAAAAATTCTCACGGACCGGCTCCTGACGGTGAGGAGTATTTTGCCATGGCCCTATTTTTTGCTTCAAACCGCTGGGGAGACGGAGAGGGCATTTATAATTATTCCAAAGAGGCAAGGGCTATCCTCCATGAATGTATTCATAAAGGCGAAGATGGAAAGCCCGGCTATCCTATGTGGGAGCCTTCCAATAAGCTGATTAAATTTGTTCCTAATTTTAATTTTACAGATCCCTCTTATCATCTGCCTCATTTTTATGAATTATTTGCTTTATGGGCAAATGAAGAGGATAGAGAGTTTTGGAAGGAGGCGGCCAAGGCCAGCAGGGAATATCTACATAAAGCCTGCCATCCTGTAACCGGACTTGCTCCGGAATATGCCCATTATGATGGGACACCGGTTACTTTTGATAATAGAGACAGATATTATAGCGATTCATATCGGGTTGCTGCCAATATTGGTCTAGACTATGCTTGGTTTGCAGCTGATGAGTGGCAGAGGGATTGTGCCGATAAGATACAGGCTTTCTTTTGCGAAACAGCTAAGGGGAAAATCGATAGGGTCTATAAGATTGACGGTACCATATTAGATGAGCCGGCACTTCACCCTGTTGCAATTATAGCTACCAATGCACAGGCGGCACTGGCAGCCAATGATACAAAAAACTTAAGGGAATGTGTTGAATTATTCTGGAATACACCACTTCGAAAAGGGGTGCGCCGCTATTATGACAACTGTCTATATCTATTTGCTTTACTTGCTTTAAGCGGCAACTACAGAATATGGAAATAA
- the hslO gene encoding Hsp33 family molecular chaperone HslO, whose translation MTDYIVRASAANNQIRAFAATSKNLIEHARTIHNTSPIATAALGRLLTAGAMMGVMMKGDKDLLTLQIKGNGPIGGVTVTANSKGTVKGYVYNPQIMLPANPQGKLDVGGAIGEGMLTVIKDLGLKEPYVGQTNLVSGEIAEDLTYYYATSEQVPSSVALGVLMNKDNTVRCGGGFILQLMPFAEDEVISKLEEKISGLKGITGLLDKGMTPEMILDHLLGDLGMEILEKYPTGFECNCSKERVEKAVISIGKKDIKEMIDDNKPIEVNCHFCNEHYIFTVEELKEIYSKASR comes from the coding sequence ATGACAGATTATATTGTAAGGGCAAGTGCTGCAAACAACCAGATTAGAGCCTTTGCAGCTACAAGCAAAAATTTAATAGAACATGCAAGAACCATTCATAATACAAGTCCCATAGCTACTGCCGCTTTAGGAAGACTGCTTACAGCCGGGGCAATGATGGGAGTTATGATGAAGGGAGATAAGGATTTACTTACCCTTCAGATAAAGGGAAATGGTCCTATTGGTGGAGTAACAGTTACTGCTAATTCCAAAGGAACAGTTAAAGGTTATGTGTATAATCCCCAAATAATGCTTCCTGCAAATCCTCAAGGAAAGCTAGATGTGGGGGGAGCCATAGGGGAAGGCATGCTTACGGTAATTAAGGATTTAGGTTTAAAGGAACCTTATGTAGGTCAGACAAATCTTGTATCCGGTGAAATAGCAGAAGACTTAACATATTATTATGCAACCAGTGAGCAGGTTCCATCAAGCGTTGCTCTTGGAGTATTGATGAATAAAGATAATACTGTACGCTGCGGGGGAGGATTTATCTTGCAATTAATGCCCTTTGCCGAAGATGAAGTTATAAGCAAGCTTGAGGAAAAAATCAGTGGTTTAAAAGGAATTACGGGACTTCTTGATAAGGGTATGACTCCTGAGATGATTTTAGACCATCTCCTTGGAGATTTAGGTATGGAGATTTTGGAGAAGTACCCCACAGGGTTTGAATGTAACTGCAGCAAGGAAAGGGTAGAAAAAGCTGTAATATCCATAGGGAAAAAAGATATCAAGGAAATGATTGATGATAATAAACCTATTGAAGTAAATTGCCATTTTTGCAATGAACATTATATTTTTACCGTTGAGGAATTAAAAGAGATATATTCTAAGGCTAGTAGGTAA
- a CDS encoding class I SAM-dependent DNA methyltransferase: protein MEAYTGFASVYDILMNHIPYDKWADYIENILKKHGIDKGLLLELGCGTGKMTRRMAKKGYDMIGIDISQEMLSIAREKSEGLDDGILYLCQDMREFELYGTVAAVICVCDSINYMVNSDDLRKVFNLVGNYLDPGGLFIFDMDTQYLYEEVLADNVTYMDHEDGCFIWENTLYPDEMINEVNLTLFQRQGDNLYSKHKETHIRKAYDIETIKKLLDQAGLDMLGAYHELTDKEPRIDSERVYIIARERHRSNKLYI, encoded by the coding sequence ATGGAAGCTTATACGGGCTTTGCCTCAGTATATGATATATTAATGAATCATATACCCTATGACAAATGGGCTGATTATATAGAGAATATACTTAAAAAACATGGTATAGATAAGGGACTGCTACTGGAGCTAGGCTGCGGTACAGGGAAGATGACCAGAAGGATGGCCAAAAAAGGCTATGACATGATAGGAATTGATATTTCCCAAGAAATGCTTTCTATAGCCAGGGAAAAAAGTGAGGGCTTAGATGATGGTATTCTTTATCTATGCCAAGATATGAGGGAATTTGAACTTTATGGAACTGTAGCGGCAGTAATCTGTGTCTGCGACAGTATTAACTATATGGTAAATTCTGATGATCTTAGGAAGGTGTTTAACTTAGTGGGAAATTATCTTGATCCCGGTGGCCTCTTTATCTTTGATATGGATACCCAGTATCTTTATGAGGAAGTATTGGCAGACAATGTAACATATATGGATCATGAAGATGGCTGCTTTATCTGGGAAAATACCCTTTATCCCGATGAAATGATTAATGAGGTTAACCTAACCTTATTCCAAAGACAAGGGGACAATTTATACAGTAAACACAAAGAGACCCATATTAGGAAAGCATACGATATAGAAACTATAAAAAAGCTTTTAGACCAGGCTGGACTTGATATGTTAGGAGCTTATCATGAGCTTACTGATAAAGAGCCAAGAATAGATAGCGAAAGGGTATATATAATTGCCAGGGAAAGGCACAGGTCCAACAAATTATATATATAG
- the xylB gene encoding xylulokinase produces the protein MLYIGVDLGTSSVKLLLMDEEGQIKSIVTREYPLYFPKPGWSEQNPEDWYSALVDGIKELTKDCNKDEIDGISFSGQMHGMVILDENDKVIRPAILWNDGRTQAECDYLNNEIGREKISSYTANMALTGFTAPKLLWVRKHEPDNFAKIKKVMLPKDYIAYMLSGVHCTDVSDASGMLLFDVKNKCWSKEMLDICGLKEEQMAKVFESYEVVGTLSQKAADELGLPSTVKVIAGGGDQAVAAVGTGTVGEGKCNISLGTSGVVFISSQNFAVDDNNALHAFCHADGKYHLMGVMLSAAASNKWWMDEIIGTKEYSKEQKDITKLGQNNVYFLPYLMGERTPHNNPNARGTFIGMTMDTTRADMTQAVLEGVAFALRDSFEIAKSLGVNIERTRINGGGAKSPLWCKIVANVLNVKVDKINSEEGPAFGAAILAAVGCGKYASVEEATEKLIKVVETTEQDPDIVELYNKKYQVFKEIYPTLKDMFDKMV, from the coding sequence ATGCTGTATATTGGTGTTGATTTAGGAACATCCTCTGTAAAGTTATTACTAATGGATGAAGAAGGACAAATTAAGAGTATAGTTACCAGGGAATATCCCTTATACTTTCCTAAGCCCGGTTGGTCCGAGCAGAATCCCGAGGATTGGTATAGTGCTTTAGTAGATGGTATTAAAGAATTAACCAAGGATTGCAATAAGGATGAAATTGACGGTATAAGCTTTAGCGGACAGATGCATGGAATGGTTATTCTTGATGAGAATGACAAGGTTATCCGTCCTGCAATTTTATGGAATGACGGACGTACCCAGGCAGAATGTGATTATTTAAATAATGAGATAGGTAGAGAAAAAATATCCTCTTATACAGCCAATATGGCCCTGACCGGATTTACTGCACCTAAATTATTATGGGTAAGAAAGCATGAGCCTGATAATTTTGCAAAGATAAAAAAGGTTATGCTGCCTAAGGATTATATTGCATATATGCTCTCCGGAGTACATTGTACTGATGTATCAGATGCTTCCGGTATGTTATTATTTGATGTTAAGAATAAGTGCTGGTCCAAAGAAATGCTTGATATATGCGGACTTAAGGAAGAACAGATGGCTAAGGTTTTTGAATCCTATGAAGTTGTAGGAACACTAAGTCAGAAGGCAGCAGATGAACTTGGTCTTCCAAGCACTGTTAAAGTAATTGCAGGTGGCGGTGACCAGGCAGTTGCAGCGGTAGGTACAGGTACAGTAGGGGAAGGAAAATGTAATATATCACTGGGAACTTCCGGTGTTGTCTTTATATCCTCACAGAATTTTGCAGTGGATGATAATAATGCCCTTCATGCCTTCTGCCATGCTGACGGAAAATATCACTTAATGGGTGTTATGCTTTCTGCAGCAGCTTCTAACAAATGGTGGATGGATGAAATCATCGGAACCAAGGAGTATAGCAAGGAGCAGAAGGATATTACAAAACTTGGCCAGAACAATGTATACTTCCTACCATATCTGATGGGAGAAAGAACACCTCATAACAATCCCAATGCAAGGGGTACCTTTATCGGTATGACCATGGATACAACCCGTGCAGATATGACACAGGCAGTTTTAGAAGGTGTAGCCTTTGCTCTTCGTGATTCCTTTGAAATTGCTAAGTCCTTAGGTGTTAATATAGAAAGAACCAGAATTAACGGTGGGGGAGCAAAAAGCCCTCTATGGTGTAAGATAGTGGCTAATGTTCTTAACGTTAAGGTAGATAAGATAAACTCTGAGGAAGGTCCGGCCTTTGGTGCAGCTATTTTAGCAGCTGTAGGCTGCGGCAAATATGCCAGTGTAGAAGAAGCAACAGAAAAGCTTATTAAGGTAGTTGAGACCACTGAGCAGGATCCTGATATTGTAGAGCTTTATAATAAAAAATATCAGGTGTTTAAAGAAATATATCCTACATTAAAGGATATGTTTGATAAAATGGTATAA
- a CDS encoding ROK family transcriptional regulator, with amino-acid sequence MVTGSKELIRDINTHLVLETIINEASISRAATAKHLGLTKATVSAIVQDLINRKLVIEIGSDDTSLGRKPILLSLNKKAGFVVSIDLGVDTISALVSDLAGEDCSIKQIRTPKNAANIINEIINLIESMKFPSDTPYGLVGISIGIHGVTANNQISFAPYYNLSGSDLAKTIGEHFNVPIYLENEANLSVIGEKTFQYDYSNIANISIHSGIGLGIIINNQLYSGYSGHAGEFGHTIVEIDGRQCPCGNLGCLEQYVSERVLLNEFAKLKGLEEVDFNTYRDMYEENDPDAIKILDQFIKYISVGINNILNAYNPEIVIINSSFTIHFPHALKKIEDALKSKMNNYIRIVPSVLQDTSILLGGACVAIKNFLGVNNLKLNNAKYQSPF; translated from the coding sequence ATGGTTACAGGCAGTAAAGAACTAATACGGGATATTAATACCCATCTGGTATTAGAAACCATCATAAATGAAGCCTCTATCTCAAGAGCAGCTACGGCAAAACATCTTGGATTAACCAAGGCTACTGTTTCTGCCATTGTACAAGACTTAATTAATCGTAAGCTGGTTATAGAAATAGGCAGTGATGATACAAGCCTAGGTAGAAAACCCATCCTTCTTAGCTTAAATAAGAAGGCCGGTTTTGTTGTATCTATTGATCTTGGGGTTGATACCATATCTGCATTGGTTTCTGACTTAGCCGGAGAAGATTGCAGCATAAAGCAAATAAGAACCCCAAAAAATGCAGCTAATATAATAAATGAAATAATTAATTTAATTGAATCTATGAAATTCCCAAGCGATACTCCATATGGACTGGTGGGTATAAGCATTGGAATACATGGTGTAACAGCTAATAATCAAATATCATTTGCACCATATTATAATTTGTCCGGGTCAGATCTTGCAAAGACCATAGGTGAACACTTTAATGTTCCTATATATCTTGAAAATGAGGCTAATTTATCCGTAATAGGAGAAAAAACCTTCCAATATGACTATTCTAATATAGCCAATATCAGCATTCATTCCGGTATTGGACTGGGTATAATTATTAATAACCAACTCTATAGCGGATATAGCGGCCATGCCGGTGAATTTGGCCATACTATTGTAGAAATTGATGGCAGACAATGTCCCTGTGGCAACCTTGGATGTTTAGAGCAATATGTATCTGAACGGGTATTGCTTAATGAATTTGCAAAATTAAAGGGATTAGAGGAAGTAGATTTTAATACTTACCGTGATATGTATGAAGAAAATGATCCTGATGCAATTAAGATCTTAGATCAATTTATAAAATATATATCCGTGGGAATTAATAATATTTTAAATGCTTATAATCCGGAGATTGTTATTATTAACAGCTCATTTACAATTCATTTTCCCCATGCACTTAAAAAGATCGAGGATGCCCTAAAAAGCAAAATGAATAATTATATCAGAATCGTTCCATCGGTTCTCCAAGACACATCTATTTTGCTTGGGGGCGCATGTGTGGCTATCAAGAATTTCTTAGGGGTCAATAATCTAAAACTAAATAATGCAAAGTATCAATCTCCTTTTTAG
- a CDS encoding small, acid-soluble spore protein, alpha/beta type, translating into MGKKRNKKIDLNNLKPEEEMKYEIASELGYLDKVLTSGWQSLTAKESGRIGGLITKRKRELKKQSEVEKEQVK; encoded by the coding sequence ATGGGAAAAAAACGCAATAAGAAGATAGATTTGAATAATTTAAAACCTGAGGAAGAAATGAAATATGAGATTGCCAGTGAACTGGGATACTTAGATAAAGTGCTTACAAGCGGTTGGCAATCCCTTACGGCAAAAGAATCAGGAAGGATAGGGGGCTTAATAACCAAAAGAAAGAGGGAATTAAAAAAACAGAGTGAAGTTGAAAAAGAACAGGTTAAATAA